In the Roseimicrobium gellanilyticum genome, one interval contains:
- a CDS encoding lipase family protein, whose amino-acid sequence MSLSLLIGTGFEIKRAVFLAEASQIAYDTNPLSVVSWAKAQGFQTPVPFDRKNVQGFWGVQGDVALLAFRGTSNPGQWIRDARFAPVPFPWGWIHAGFKDGVEDVGPDLADFYKALADAKPKYVWITGHSLGGALAVVAAARLKMQTSRIAGLYTYGQPRVGLGAFAERFSIELPGQLYRFVNQSDIVTRVPPGLLYRHTGIVKRIVRPGVLEFAAKLPNYTTGFGAPQFQPGFESSFREEPLATGATARVFESTALETAQAVASSGLEQTTMIDCDLPPLSDHEFRQLQMELTVQQDSPTFGGPGFEGSISWFSDHAIGEYIRLLKEIRDQ is encoded by the coding sequence ATGTCCCTCTCTCTTCTCATTGGCACCGGCTTTGAAATCAAGCGAGCGGTCTTCCTCGCGGAAGCATCACAGATCGCATACGACACCAACCCGCTGAGTGTGGTGAGTTGGGCAAAGGCACAGGGGTTCCAAACGCCTGTGCCCTTTGACCGGAAGAACGTCCAGGGGTTCTGGGGGGTGCAGGGAGATGTGGCCCTCCTCGCCTTCCGGGGCACCAGCAATCCGGGCCAGTGGATCCGCGACGCTCGTTTTGCTCCTGTTCCTTTTCCCTGGGGTTGGATCCATGCAGGCTTCAAGGATGGTGTGGAAGATGTCGGCCCGGACCTCGCTGATTTTTACAAGGCACTCGCTGATGCCAAGCCGAAGTACGTGTGGATTACCGGCCACAGTCTCGGCGGGGCGCTCGCTGTCGTCGCAGCGGCGCGGCTCAAGATGCAAACCTCCCGCATCGCTGGTCTTTACACCTATGGGCAGCCTCGTGTGGGCCTCGGAGCTTTCGCTGAGCGCTTCTCCATCGAACTGCCGGGGCAGCTCTATCGTTTCGTGAACCAAAGTGACATCGTTACACGCGTGCCTCCTGGGCTTCTTTACCGGCACACAGGCATCGTGAAGCGCATCGTTCGCCCTGGGGTTCTCGAGTTCGCAGCCAAGCTTCCCAACTACACCACCGGCTTTGGGGCGCCGCAGTTCCAGCCAGGGTTTGAGTCGTCCTTCCGTGAGGAACCGCTCGCAACCGGAGCCACGGCTCGCGTTTTTGAATCCACGGCTCTTGAAACCGCCCAAGCGGTGGCTTCTTCGGGGTTGGAGCAGACCACCATGATTGACTGCGACCTTCCGCCCCTCTCTGATCATGAGTTCAGACAGCTTCAGATGGAACTTACTGTCCAACAGGATTCCCCGACCTTCGGTGGCCCGGGTTTTGAAGGTTCTATCTCATGGTTTAGTGACCACGCCATCGGCGAGTACATTCGATTGCTAAAAGAAATTCGGGACCAGTAG
- a CDS encoding trypsin-like peptidase domain-containing protein translates to MPSTDFLRPNAPFAADQFTAESGFESFSSSGVEGVATPSVPELDPAAPADEAQVHRARDLFIRGVLTEDQMREASASVGGFEAIIGKADYLPASFLEQGVVVSRATCLISTRGTDYLGRSGAWTGTGFIIAPNVLVTNNHVLNSRATAAAAECTFNFQTTPSGQPARTKAFRLRPDALFITSSALDGLDYSFVAFEGDPAAEFGSVPIKRSAFAIAPSEYANIVSHPDGRPKLVSIKENEVKWQDELVVHYASDTEPGSSGAPVSNNNWQLVALHHASKRSQVPGFEILNEGIKFSAIAADLERRSRDGSGDAPNARKVLSLFGGTDELAGFFGVLGRASGNESNLERVVDTYQGTEQDIDVGLWNVEWLTNRYEAKAAQVAQVIFDMKLDVWCLEESSPNGVQAVVEVLKDTYGLNFEWGAAEPDSADGKQSCTMLWNASTVTGEKVEWGEPIETWLNTHSRDFDDLGLEAVHGRIFDRYPALFRFRTVQEVRPGHTLDFHVIPLHLKAMDEGSPRRRMASKIIAAAINRRIQDGIGTDYIVGGDLNAEIASEDFAALSEGGLVPISARDERDGAFTYLKQPHLSLIDHIYLSPNLGNTHGGDNFFIVAAESRYPGYIQNISDHRPIVFRMSMGGSPESASAKGSTAPVDPKRAEALAQLRKLIGSNGKS, encoded by the coding sequence ATGCCCTCGACTGATTTCCTCAGACCCAACGCTCCTTTTGCCGCTGATCAGTTTACTGCCGAGAGCGGCTTCGAATCTTTCAGCTCGTCCGGCGTGGAAGGTGTTGCAACTCCCTCCGTCCCGGAGCTCGACCCCGCAGCGCCGGCTGATGAAGCCCAGGTGCATCGCGCGCGGGACCTCTTCATTCGAGGGGTCCTTACTGAGGACCAGATGCGAGAGGCGAGCGCCAGTGTCGGAGGTTTCGAAGCCATCATCGGCAAAGCGGACTATTTGCCAGCCAGCTTCTTGGAGCAGGGAGTCGTGGTCAGTCGCGCGACCTGCTTGATCAGCACTCGCGGCACAGACTATCTCGGGCGATCTGGGGCTTGGACTGGAACAGGGTTCATCATTGCGCCGAACGTGCTCGTCACCAACAATCACGTGCTCAACTCGCGTGCCACGGCCGCTGCCGCAGAGTGCACCTTCAATTTTCAGACCACTCCTTCAGGCCAACCCGCGCGCACCAAGGCGTTTCGTCTCCGACCAGACGCGCTCTTTATCACGAGCTCTGCCCTTGATGGCTTGGATTATTCCTTCGTGGCTTTTGAAGGAGATCCGGCGGCAGAATTTGGATCTGTCCCCATCAAAAGGAGTGCTTTTGCGATTGCCCCATCGGAATACGCAAACATTGTCAGTCATCCCGATGGTCGGCCCAAGCTGGTCAGCATCAAGGAGAATGAGGTCAAGTGGCAGGATGAGTTGGTTGTTCACTATGCGTCGGACACGGAGCCTGGCAGCTCCGGTGCTCCGGTGTCCAACAACAACTGGCAGCTTGTTGCCCTCCACCACGCTTCCAAGCGCAGCCAGGTGCCGGGGTTCGAGATCCTCAACGAAGGCATCAAGTTCTCCGCCATCGCAGCGGACTTGGAGCGTCGTTCCCGGGATGGTAGCGGCGATGCCCCAAACGCGCGCAAGGTTCTGTCACTCTTTGGCGGCACAGATGAGCTGGCTGGATTCTTCGGTGTACTTGGTCGCGCATCGGGGAATGAATCCAACTTGGAGCGTGTGGTCGACACATATCAGGGCACGGAACAGGATATTGACGTAGGTCTCTGGAACGTCGAATGGCTCACCAACCGCTACGAAGCAAAAGCTGCGCAGGTGGCCCAGGTCATCTTTGACATGAAGCTGGACGTCTGGTGCTTGGAGGAATCCTCCCCCAACGGCGTCCAGGCGGTCGTTGAGGTTCTGAAGGATACTTATGGTCTCAACTTTGAGTGGGGCGCTGCGGAGCCGGATTCTGCCGACGGCAAGCAAAGCTGCACAATGCTTTGGAACGCCAGTACAGTAACCGGCGAAAAAGTAGAGTGGGGCGAACCAATCGAAACCTGGCTCAACACACACAGCCGGGATTTTGACGACCTGGGCCTCGAAGCGGTGCATGGACGCATCTTTGACCGTTATCCTGCGCTTTTCCGTTTCCGCACCGTCCAGGAAGTGCGTCCAGGTCACACGCTGGATTTCCACGTCATACCGCTGCATCTCAAAGCCATGGATGAAGGCAGTCCCCGCCGGCGCATGGCGTCCAAGATCATTGCGGCAGCCATCAACCGGAGAATCCAGGACGGTATTGGCACGGACTACATCGTGGGGGGAGATCTCAATGCCGAAATCGCGAGCGAAGATTTCGCAGCCCTCTCCGAAGGGGGGCTCGTCCCCATCAGCGCCAGGGATGAACGGGACGGTGCCTTCACCTATTTAAAGCAACCCCACCTCTCCCTCATCGATCACATCTACCTCTCTCCGAACTTGGGGAACACCCACGGTGGAGATAACTTTTTCATCGTTGCCGCAGAAAGTAGGTATCCCGGCTATATTCAAAACATCAGCGACCACCGGCCCATTGTCTTCCGGATGAGCATGGGGGGCAGCCCGGAATCCGCTTCTGCCAAGGGGTCCACGGCCCCTGTCGATCCCAAGCGAGCCGAGGCGCTGGCACAGCTTCGCAAGCTGATCGGCAGCAACGGCAAGTCCTGA
- a CDS encoding trypsin-like serine peptidase: protein MPFGPNFDQQARITLLTWTAFCNLIELLELDTANFSENAAPAARVRTFRNESNAAEISEAAIEMAIITTVTRPTAEKIIAVLEIPVPDGLYVGSPPWFSAVRAQLESRGITPPQIKAARAQGLGSASPVDQPGPSHGWEAPSSEHLEQIMDKRSTLLPMDFLEKAVRASRAVAKVVVPVDGNKAYGTGFVIANNLLVTNAHVLKDKTQAAAAEVLFNFQRTVDGVDREPDRVTLDPGLYFRSSASDVDDLTVVALKEAPAGRWLELALKEEKGKRLKKDDAVCIIQHPGGEQKQIGMHHNVVTYTDDRLLQYLTDTLPGSSGSPVFDRDWDVVGVHHAGGWLREPASKRTLFRNEGIRLDRLLALMK, encoded by the coding sequence ATGCCATTCGGCCCCAATTTTGACCAGCAGGCACGCATCACGCTGCTGACCTGGACCGCCTTCTGCAACTTGATTGAATTGCTCGAACTGGATACGGCCAACTTCAGTGAGAATGCAGCGCCTGCCGCACGCGTGCGGACGTTCCGAAACGAAAGCAACGCGGCGGAAATCAGCGAGGCGGCCATCGAGATGGCCATCATCACGACCGTGACCCGTCCGACCGCCGAGAAGATCATCGCCGTGCTGGAGATCCCGGTTCCAGACGGCCTCTACGTGGGCTCCCCACCGTGGTTCTCTGCTGTGAGGGCGCAATTGGAGTCGCGGGGCATCACGCCGCCGCAGATTAAAGCCGCGCGAGCCCAGGGATTGGGGTCAGCCTCTCCAGTGGATCAACCAGGACCAAGCCATGGGTGGGAAGCTCCGTCATCGGAGCATCTCGAGCAGATCATGGACAAGCGCAGCACCCTGCTGCCGATGGATTTCCTGGAAAAGGCGGTACGGGCGAGCCGAGCCGTGGCAAAAGTAGTAGTGCCAGTGGATGGGAACAAGGCCTACGGCACAGGATTCGTGATCGCCAACAACCTGCTGGTCACCAACGCTCATGTGCTGAAGGACAAGACGCAGGCAGCGGCGGCGGAAGTGCTTTTCAATTTTCAGCGGACCGTGGATGGGGTGGATCGCGAACCGGACCGGGTGACCCTGGACCCAGGACTCTATTTCCGAAGCTCAGCCAGCGACGTCGATGACCTGACAGTGGTCGCGCTCAAAGAGGCTCCCGCTGGCCGGTGGCTCGAATTGGCTTTGAAGGAGGAAAAGGGCAAACGCTTGAAGAAGGATGACGCCGTCTGCATCATCCAGCATCCCGGTGGGGAGCAAAAACAGATCGGGATGCACCACAACGTGGTGACATACACCGACGACCGTTTGCTGCAGTATCTGACAGACACCCTGCCGGGGTCCAGCGGCTCGCCGGTGTTTGACCGCGACTGGGATGTGGTAGGTGTGCACCACGCCGGAGGCTGGCTGCGCGAACCTGCATCCAAACGCACCCTGTTCCGCAACGAGGGCATCCGTCTGGATCGCCTGCTGGCTCTAATGAAGTGA